One region of Halomonas huangheensis genomic DNA includes:
- a CDS encoding TRAP transporter large permease: MGIAEGTMLLVGLIFALLITGLPLAFITGLVALVFTFGWFGGNALPLVTSRVYGFVTEYSLVAVPMFVLMASLLDRSGIAKDLFNAMRVFAGRLPGGVAVQTIVVAFFLAALSGIIGGEIVLLGILALPQMLRLGYDKHLSIGVVCAGGALGTMMPPSIVLIIYGLIASVSIADLFTAAITPAVILMLSYIGYVLVRCLRDPSMGPPMSEADRTEGFSNRFEALKAIIVPGLIAGMVLGSIYGGVASVTEAAAMGVFGVLLAVILRGEYTFRMMHESLSQTLVTCGMIIWIGIGAAALVGVYNLMGGNRFISGMIMGLDVAPIVIILVMMAILLVLGMFLDWIGVAMLTLPIFVPIITQLGYSPIWFGILFAVNMQVSFLSPPFGPAAFYLKGVAPPEVSLKDIFVSLLPFIALQLCVLAALLVWPNMAMWLV, translated from the coding sequence ATGGGGATTGCAGAAGGAACCATGCTGCTGGTCGGGCTGATCTTCGCCCTGCTGATCACGGGATTGCCGCTGGCCTTCATCACCGGCCTGGTGGCGCTGGTCTTCACCTTCGGCTGGTTTGGCGGCAACGCGCTGCCGCTGGTCACCAGCCGGGTCTATGGTTTCGTCACCGAGTACTCGTTGGTGGCGGTGCCGATGTTCGTGTTGATGGCCTCGTTGCTGGACCGATCGGGGATCGCGAAAGACCTGTTCAATGCCATGCGTGTGTTTGCCGGCCGTCTGCCCGGTGGCGTCGCAGTGCAGACCATCGTGGTGGCGTTCTTCCTCGCCGCGCTGTCCGGCATCATCGGTGGCGAGATCGTGCTGCTGGGGATTCTGGCGCTACCGCAGATGCTGCGGCTGGGCTATGACAAGCACCTGTCGATCGGGGTGGTCTGTGCCGGCGGCGCATTGGGCACCATGATGCCGCCGTCGATCGTGCTGATCATCTATGGCCTGATCGCCAGCGTCTCGATTGCCGACCTGTTCACGGCGGCCATCACCCCGGCGGTGATCCTGATGCTGTCCTACATCGGCTATGTGCTGGTGCGCTGTCTGCGCGATCCCTCGATGGGCCCGCCGATGAGCGAGGCCGACCGCACCGAGGGCTTCTCCAACCGCTTCGAGGCGCTCAAGGCGATCATCGTTCCCGGTCTGATTGCCGGAATGGTGCTCGGCTCGATCTACGGTGGCGTGGCCTCGGTCACTGAAGCCGCGGCGATGGGCGTATTCGGGGTGCTGCTGGCGGTGATCCTGCGTGGCGAATATACCTTCCGCATGATGCACGAGAGCCTGTCCCAGACGCTGGTGACCTGCGGCATGATCATCTGGATCGGTATCGGTGCCGCAGCACTGGTCGGGGTCTATAACCTGATGGGCGGCAACCGTTTCATCTCCGGCATGATCATGGGGCTGGATGTGGCGCCGATCGTGATCATCCTGGTGATGATGGCGATCCTGCTGGTGCTGGGTATGTTCCTCGACTGGATCGGGGTGGCGATGCTGACCCTGCCGATCTTCGTGCCGATCATCACCCAGCTCGGTTACAGCCCGATCTGGTTCGGCATCCTGTTCGCGGTCAACATGCAGGTGTCGTTCCTGTCACCGCCGTTCGGCCCGGCGGCCTTCTATCTCAAGGGGGTGGCGCCACCGGAAGTCAGCCTCAAGGACATCTTCGTCTCGCTGCTGCCGTTCATTGCCCTGCAGCTCTGTGTGCTGGCCGCACTGCTGGTCTGGCCCAACATGGCCATGTGGCTGGTCTGA
- a CDS encoding TRAP transporter small permease subunit: MSDSTREPHTGSPAGGGTPPGDDKTPSKAPDLVRSGFDRLVVKAGQTAAWLVCVAMAISVYEVIMRYGFNSPTSWVHESVVMLVAVSFCLGGPVALASNRHIRVRVLYDTVGPRFRLWLDRFNDLVTFGFCLGMTYAAYVMFWGASHNPMGDWQLERSGTSWNPPFPALIKGMILLALAIMCIQSLIHLYQSLKGKPAPLPDDEGAV; encoded by the coding sequence ATGAGTGATTCGACTCGTGAGCCGCACACAGGCTCGCCAGCCGGTGGAGGCACTCCACCCGGCGACGATAAAACGCCGAGCAAGGCCCCCGACCTGGTGCGCAGCGGTTTCGACCGACTGGTGGTCAAGGCCGGCCAGACCGCGGCCTGGCTGGTGTGTGTGGCCATGGCGATCAGTGTCTACGAAGTCATCATGCGTTATGGCTTCAATTCGCCCACCTCCTGGGTCCACGAGAGTGTGGTCATGTTGGTGGCGGTCAGTTTCTGTCTCGGTGGACCCGTGGCACTCGCCAGCAATCGCCATATTCGCGTGCGAGTGCTGTATGACACGGTCGGCCCACGTTTTCGCCTGTGGCTGGACCGTTTCAATGACCTGGTCACCTTCGGTTTCTGCCTGGGCATGACCTACGCCGCTTATGTGATGTTCTGGGGCGCCTCACACAACCCGATGGGTGACTGGCAGCTGGAGCGCTCCGGTACCTCCTGGAATCCACCGTTTCCGGCGTTGATCAAGGGCATGATCCTGTTGGCGCTGGCGATCATGTGCATTCAGTCGTTGATTCATCTGTATCAGTCGCTCAAGGGCAAGCCTGCTCCGCTGCCTGATGATGAAGGAGCCGTGTGA
- a CDS encoding TRAP transporter substrate-binding protein: MKARTKLTVLSAAILAATATTANAAEYEWTFQTSETAGEPQFEMKKAWAENVEQMSQGRISIEILPVNAVVQANQTLQAVQSGILQGHLTDPSYFTGQNPAFGMIGNLVGAWSDPYDFLDYMNNAGGEELYNKLVEPYGVHLIGAAATGLESLPSSRPVRSIDDMKGLKIRAPEGMVYNIFEAAGATPVNLPGSEVYTGLEKGVIDAADYTVFATNQSQGLHDFAPYPMYPGFHSLPMVSVSLNKEIWDGLSDDLKAILETSVDALAYEMVAELKTRDMEAVREARQDPDIEIIDLPAEERVAFRNIAKQEWEEWAGRNEITQEFYDSVVAYLENHNLL; encoded by the coding sequence ATGAAGGCACGCACCAAGCTTACAGTTCTCAGCGCCGCCATTCTTGCGGCAACGGCTACCACCGCCAATGCCGCCGAGTATGAATGGACCTTCCAGACTTCCGAGACGGCTGGTGAGCCGCAATTCGAGATGAAGAAGGCCTGGGCGGAAAACGTCGAACAGATGTCCCAGGGCAGAATTTCCATCGAAATCCTGCCGGTCAATGCTGTGGTTCAAGCCAACCAGACCCTGCAGGCCGTGCAGAGTGGCATTCTCCAGGGCCACTTGACCGATCCCAGTTACTTCACCGGTCAGAATCCGGCCTTCGGCATGATCGGCAACCTGGTTGGCGCCTGGAGTGATCCGTACGATTTCCTCGATTACATGAATAACGCTGGCGGTGAAGAGCTCTACAACAAGCTCGTTGAACCTTATGGCGTTCACCTGATTGGTGCTGCGGCAACCGGCCTGGAATCGCTGCCGTCATCGCGCCCGGTGCGTTCGATCGACGACATGAAGGGCCTCAAGATCCGTGCCCCTGAAGGCATGGTCTACAACATCTTCGAGGCAGCGGGCGCCACGCCGGTCAACCTGCCGGGTTCCGAAGTCTATACCGGGCTCGAGAAGGGCGTTATCGACGCCGCGGATTACACGGTATTTGCCACCAATCAGTCTCAGGGGCTGCACGATTTTGCTCCTTATCCGATGTACCCTGGCTTCCACTCACTGCCGATGGTCTCCGTATCGCTCAACAAGGAGATCTGGGATGGCCTATCCGATGATCTGAAGGCGATTCTCGAGACGTCGGTTGATGCGCTGGCCTACGAGATGGTTGCTGAGCTGAAGACTCGCGATATGGAAGCCGTGCGTGAAGCCAGGCAGGATCCGGATATCGAGATCATCGATCTGCCCGCTGAAGAGCGCGTAGCCTTCCGCAATATCGCCAAGCAGGAGTGGGAAGAGTGGGCTGGACGCAACGAGATCACACAAGAGTTCTATGACTCTGTGGTGGCCTATCTGGAAAATCACAATCTGCTGTAA
- a CDS encoding FadR/GntR family transcriptional regulator: protein MPRTTNSQSRSRPDIADALAEAIFAGEHAPGEFLPREIDLCEAFAVSRSTVRSALQVLVAAGMIIRISGQGSRVQPLEKWHLLDPRVSHWLARFAHPNPVIQREIFAFRVAVEPFVARLAAENATAVDLLAIETAWQGMIRALEHDDLRFEGKTHDQYDVEFHEAIFNASHNLVWAQISHVLKPAIALLVERSNQSADRLQDSMDRHRRVMEAIRLRQPAEAAQAALAVLERTGQDLGLEGLSRQLPNIETNFDSSTTLPHNDSSQTQEG from the coding sequence ATGCCACGAACAACGAACTCACAATCTCGCTCTCGGCCGGATATCGCCGACGCTCTCGCTGAGGCCATCTTTGCCGGTGAGCATGCGCCGGGAGAATTCCTGCCGCGGGAGATCGACCTCTGTGAAGCGTTTGCAGTCAGTCGCTCTACTGTGCGCAGCGCGCTACAGGTGCTGGTGGCAGCGGGCATGATCATTCGTATCTCGGGGCAGGGGTCACGGGTCCAGCCACTCGAAAAGTGGCATCTGCTTGATCCGCGGGTGAGTCATTGGCTGGCACGCTTCGCCCACCCGAACCCGGTGATCCAGCGTGAGATATTCGCCTTTCGGGTCGCGGTTGAACCCTTTGTCGCGCGGCTGGCGGCGGAGAATGCCACCGCTGTGGATCTGCTCGCTATCGAGACCGCCTGGCAGGGGATGATCAGAGCGCTCGAGCACGATGATCTACGCTTCGAGGGTAAGACCCACGATCAGTATGACGTGGAATTTCACGAGGCGATCTTCAATGCCTCGCATAACCTGGTCTGGGCGCAGATCAGCCATGTACTCAAACCGGCGATTGCGCTGTTGGTGGAACGATCCAATCAGAGTGCGGACCGGTTGCAGGACAGTATGGATCGTCACCGTCGTGTGATGGAGGCGATTCGTCTGCGTCAGCCCGCAGAGGCCGCACAGGCAGCACTTGCGGTGCTCGAACGTACCGGGCAGGACCTGGGTCTCGAAGGTCTGTCGCGGCAATTGCCCAATATCGAGACGAACTTCGACTCCAGCACGACACTTCCTCACAACGACTCCTCGCAAACACAAGAAGGATGA
- a CDS encoding NADP-dependent oxidoreductase: MQSNYYTIRQYPQGTPGIELFERQQQVLPELKDGEVRIRNSWLSVDPYMRGRMSGVKTYVDPFTLNEPLEGAAVGHVIESLDSRFQPGDKVSHMAGWRDVAQLPADAVTPLPDIAVPEQAWLGVLGMPGMTAWTGLNAIANMRDGDNVLVSAASGAVGSLAVQLAKASGGTVVGLAGSQAKRDWLESQGIKAVDYRNKTAEQLTEDLRSACPDGFDIYYENVGGVCLEAALNCLKVGARIAVCGMISRYNDTESVAGPSNLAMILIRRARMQGFIIFDHWDEYPQFVAEIGPRVAAGEISYTETVRHGLDATPRAFLELFEGANQGKMLVQLENG, translated from the coding sequence ATGCAGTCGAACTACTACACCATTCGCCAATACCCTCAGGGCACTCCCGGTATAGAGCTATTTGAACGCCAACAGCAGGTATTACCTGAGCTGAAGGACGGTGAAGTACGTATTCGCAATAGCTGGCTTTCGGTTGATCCCTACATGCGTGGGCGCATGAGTGGCGTGAAAACCTATGTCGATCCTTTCACTCTCAACGAGCCGCTCGAAGGTGCTGCCGTCGGTCACGTTATCGAATCACTCGATTCACGCTTCCAGCCAGGGGACAAGGTCTCGCATATGGCAGGCTGGCGCGATGTCGCTCAACTGCCCGCGGATGCCGTAACGCCACTGCCCGATATCGCCGTTCCCGAACAGGCTTGGCTGGGTGTGCTGGGCATGCCCGGTATGACCGCATGGACAGGCCTCAATGCCATCGCCAACATGCGTGACGGCGATAATGTGCTGGTCAGTGCGGCCAGTGGTGCTGTCGGCTCTCTCGCCGTACAACTGGCCAAGGCCAGCGGCGGCACTGTTGTCGGTCTCGCAGGGTCCCAGGCCAAACGTGACTGGCTGGAATCACAGGGCATCAAGGCCGTGGACTATCGCAACAAGACAGCTGAGCAGTTGACTGAGGATCTTCGCTCCGCCTGTCCTGACGGATTCGATATCTATTACGAGAACGTAGGAGGCGTGTGCCTGGAAGCGGCACTGAATTGCCTCAAGGTGGGAGCTCGTATCGCGGTCTGCGGCATGATCTCACGCTACAACGACACCGAATCGGTCGCGGGCCCATCCAACCTGGCGATGATCCTGATCCGCCGTGCCCGCATGCAAGGCTTCATCATCTTCGACCACTGGGATGAATATCCACAGTTCGTGGCCGAAATCGGTCCCCGAGTCGCCGCTGGTGAAATCAGTTATACCGAGACGGTTAGACACGGCCTCGATGCCACCCCGCGTGCCTTCCTGGAGCTTTTCGAAGGCGCCAATCAGGGCAAGATGCTGGTCCAGTTGGAGAACGGCTGA
- a CDS encoding complex I NDUFA9 subunit family protein codes for MNLDPRPVVVLGGTGMVGRTLVRELFYSGQHVRVACRRPVLPNDVEADDPIFACPCDITDEESLKPVLEGARAVVNAVSLYQQHRNTSFQQIHVEGAARLARLARAAGVDQYLQISGIGARLDSPSPYVRSRAEGERAVMAEIARAIILRPSVMYGPDQGLVATLARLTRLPLVPLFGDGEVRLQPLHVGDFASAISRLTARPETPQALFELGGPDRLSWRQLVTLVAAHLDRDPRLVPVPMAVWHALAIGMSVLPSPPLTRDMLWLLAEDNTVGDNVAGFRQLDITPRTLRESLPACLPH; via the coding sequence ATGAACCTGGATCCTCGCCCCGTTGTGGTACTCGGCGGCACCGGCATGGTCGGACGCACTCTGGTACGCGAATTGTTCTACAGCGGCCAACATGTCCGTGTCGCCTGTCGTCGCCCCGTGCTGCCCAACGATGTCGAAGCGGACGATCCCATCTTCGCCTGTCCCTGCGACATTACCGACGAAGAAAGTCTCAAGCCGGTACTCGAGGGAGCGCGTGCGGTCGTCAACGCCGTCAGCCTATACCAGCAACATCGCAATACCAGCTTTCAGCAGATTCATGTCGAAGGAGCCGCACGCCTCGCGCGACTGGCGCGGGCCGCCGGAGTTGACCAATACCTGCAGATATCCGGCATCGGTGCCCGCCTTGATTCGCCCTCCCCGTACGTGCGCTCCCGCGCCGAGGGCGAGCGTGCCGTCATGGCGGAGATTGCCCGCGCCATTATTCTGCGCCCCAGCGTCATGTACGGGCCCGACCAGGGTTTAGTGGCAACCTTGGCCAGGTTGACGAGGCTGCCACTGGTGCCACTGTTCGGAGATGGTGAGGTACGCCTGCAACCGCTTCATGTCGGCGATTTCGCCAGTGCGATAAGTCGGCTGACCGCCAGGCCGGAAACACCACAGGCACTGTTCGAACTCGGAGGGCCTGATCGCCTCAGTTGGCGCCAACTGGTCACGCTGGTGGCGGCTCACCTGGATCGTGACCCTCGCCTGGTGCCAGTACCAATGGCCGTCTGGCATGCCCTGGCCATCGGCATGTCGGTGTTGCCTTCTCCCCCCCTGACGCGAGACATGCTGTGGTTACTCGCCGAGGACAACACCGTGGGCGACAATGTGGCAGGCTTCCGCCAGCTCGATATCACCCCGCGCACACTGCGAGAAAGTCTGCCTGCCTGTCTGCCACACTGA
- the gloA gene encoding lactoylglutathione lyase: MSNQIQGETHPGVEAAPAQTRGFRLNHSMLRVKDPEVSLRFYSRVFGMSVLRRLDFEELNFSLYFLTCLDEGSTVPSETDERTNWTFSQVGLLELTHNWGTEEQEGRIYHDGNAEPQGFGHICFSVPDLQAAVTWFDANEVEFIKRPEQGKLKDVVFVKDPDGYWIEVVQPDLMSRVGK, translated from the coding sequence ATGAGTAATCAGATCCAGGGAGAGACGCATCCCGGCGTTGAAGCTGCTCCCGCACAGACACGTGGTTTTCGCCTCAATCACAGTATGCTGCGGGTCAAGGACCCGGAAGTGTCACTGCGTTTCTACTCACGGGTCTTTGGCATGAGTGTGTTGCGGCGCCTGGACTTCGAGGAACTGAACTTCTCGCTGTACTTTCTGACGTGTCTCGACGAGGGCTCTACGGTTCCGAGCGAGACGGATGAGCGCACCAATTGGACCTTCTCCCAGGTGGGGTTACTCGAGTTGACTCATAACTGGGGCACCGAGGAGCAGGAGGGGCGCATCTATCATGACGGCAATGCCGAGCCTCAGGGCTTTGGGCATATCTGCTTCAGCGTGCCTGATCTGCAGGCCGCAGTGACATGGTTCGATGCCAATGAAGTGGAATTCATCAAGCGTCCAGAGCAGGGCAAGTTGAAGGACGTGGTCTTCGTCAAGGACCCGGATGGTTACTGGATCGAGGTGGTGCAGCCGGATCTGATGAGCCGCGTCGGGAAATGA
- a CDS encoding GMC family oxidoreductase, whose amino-acid sequence MTMTDNQKTFALDDDSVVVVIGSGAGGGTLANELAQQGIDVVVLEAGKLHTAADFLADEWGAFSQLSWLDRRTTSGSWRLAKDFPELPAWIVKSVGGTTVHWAGASLRFQEHEFRALTHYGEVAGAALLDWPLSLEDLAPWYDRAEQRMGVTRTNDNKGLPGNNNFKVMYAGAQNMGYSCNTGHMAINSTVRDGRAACQQRGFCFQGCKMQAKWSTLYTELPAGIETGHLELRAEAHVARIEHDDQGRVNAVVYFDAQGNEQRQRARLVAVAGNSIETPRLLLNSASSRFPDGLANGAGHVGRHYMRHMTGSVYATFDEPVHMYRGTTMAGIIPDESYHDRERGFVGGYEMETLSLGLPFMAAFLDPGAWGPDFTGALDQYDHMAGMWLVGEDMPQATNRVTLNTDVLDRFGLPVANVHYDDHDNDVAMRQHAYAQGRALYESVGARDVYEVPPYPSTHNLGTCRMSERPEDGVCNGHGQTHEIANLFISDGSQFTTSGAENPTLTIVSLALRQAEFIGQQMRQGAI is encoded by the coding sequence ATGACCATGACCGACAATCAGAAAACGTTTGCCCTCGATGATGACAGTGTTGTCGTGGTAATTGGCTCAGGAGCAGGGGGCGGCACTCTGGCCAATGAACTGGCCCAGCAGGGCATTGACGTGGTGGTGCTGGAGGCCGGAAAACTTCACACGGCAGCGGACTTCCTCGCCGATGAGTGGGGCGCCTTCAGTCAATTGTCCTGGCTCGACCGGCGGACCACGTCCGGTAGCTGGCGCCTCGCGAAGGACTTTCCCGAGCTTCCCGCTTGGATCGTCAAGTCGGTGGGCGGCACGACGGTGCACTGGGCGGGCGCCAGTCTGCGTTTTCAGGAACATGAGTTCCGGGCCCTGACTCACTACGGTGAAGTAGCGGGAGCTGCGTTGCTCGATTGGCCCTTGAGCCTTGAGGATCTGGCTCCCTGGTATGATCGTGCCGAACAGCGCATGGGCGTGACGCGCACCAATGACAACAAGGGCTTGCCGGGTAACAACAACTTCAAGGTCATGTATGCCGGCGCCCAGAACATGGGGTACTCCTGCAATACCGGACATATGGCCATCAACAGCACGGTGCGGGATGGTCGCGCCGCCTGTCAGCAGCGAGGATTCTGCTTCCAGGGCTGCAAGATGCAGGCGAAGTGGTCGACGCTCTACACCGAACTTCCCGCCGGCATCGAGACGGGTCATCTGGAGTTGCGCGCCGAGGCCCATGTCGCGCGTATCGAGCACGATGATCAGGGGCGGGTCAATGCGGTGGTCTATTTCGATGCGCAGGGTAACGAACAGCGCCAACGGGCCAGGTTAGTGGCTGTTGCCGGCAACTCCATCGAGACGCCCAGACTGCTGCTCAATTCCGCCAGCAGTCGCTTCCCGGATGGCCTGGCCAACGGCGCGGGCCATGTTGGACGTCACTATATGCGTCACATGACCGGCTCGGTGTATGCCACTTTTGATGAGCCAGTACATATGTATCGCGGCACGACCATGGCCGGGATCATTCCCGATGAGTCATACCATGACCGCGAGCGGGGCTTTGTCGGTGGCTATGAGATGGAAACCCTGTCGCTGGGACTTCCGTTCATGGCAGCGTTTCTTGATCCTGGTGCCTGGGGGCCAGACTTTACGGGAGCCCTCGATCAATATGATCATATGGCCGGTATGTGGTTGGTGGGCGAGGACATGCCACAAGCCACCAATCGGGTCACGCTTAATACGGATGTGCTGGATCGTTTTGGTCTACCGGTGGCCAATGTGCACTATGACGATCACGACAATGACGTTGCCATGCGCCAACATGCCTACGCGCAGGGGCGTGCGCTTTATGAGTCGGTGGGGGCACGCGATGTCTATGAAGTGCCACCCTATCCGTCGACCCATAACCTCGGTACCTGCCGCATGAGCGAGCGCCCTGAGGATGGCGTATGCAATGGGCATGGACAGACCCATGAAATTGCCAATCTATTCATTTCCGACGGTAGCCAGTTCACCACCTCCGGCGCCGAGAACCCAACCCTGACCATTGTGTCGTTGGCGCTCCGCCAGGCGGAGTTCATTGGCCAGCAGATGCGTCAGGGCGCCATTTGA
- a CDS encoding twin-arginine translocation signal domain-containing protein, which produces MTTNLSLSRRVFLKASGGMLAGTLAFASGPIALLAPSRSWAMSLDHLSSRQGEVLLAVTRQLFPHADLEDAVYAMVVKSLDGKAADAGVSEQIHAGIAALDESAGGDWLALEDDKRLASLKEMSGTPFFELVRGDAVVSLYNNPLAFAHFGYEGEKGNPGYLSQGFNDLSWLPDPPQPEAGYLPFEEPSA; this is translated from the coding sequence ATGACAACAAACCTGTCTCTATCCCGTCGCGTGTTTCTCAAGGCCAGCGGTGGAATGCTGGCGGGCACCCTGGCCTTTGCCTCTGGGCCTATCGCGCTGCTGGCACCCAGCCGTAGTTGGGCCATGTCGCTGGATCATCTGAGTAGTCGTCAGGGGGAAGTGCTGCTGGCTGTGACTCGACAGTTGTTTCCTCATGCTGATCTCGAGGATGCAGTGTACGCCATGGTGGTCAAGAGTCTGGATGGCAAGGCAGCCGATGCTGGGGTATCCGAGCAGATCCATGCCGGTATTGCGGCGTTGGATGAAAGTGCTGGAGGTGATTGGTTGGCCCTTGAGGATGACAAGCGCCTGGCCAGCCTGAAGGAAATGTCGGGAACTCCGTTCTTTGAGTTGGTGCGTGGCGACGCGGTGGTCTCGTTGTACAACAACCCTCTGGCCTTCGCGCATTTTGGTTATGAAGGAGAGAAGGGCAACCCGGGCTATCTATCTCAGGGCTTCAACGACCTTTCCTGGTTACCGGATCCGCCTCAGCCTGAGGCGGGATATCTGCCGTTCGAGGAGCCGAGTGCCTGA
- a CDS encoding ribbon-helix-helix domain-containing protein, whose product MCYMYASTDPSRYECTTRSVRLQGCVTSVRLENEFWEILEQIASGQQLSTAQFISQLHGEVFASRGEVPNLASLLRVACAVYQQNTMQDATPQRSVSMG is encoded by the coding sequence ATGTGTTACATGTACGCCTCGACTGATCCATCCCGCTACGAATGCACCACACGCTCTGTCAGATTGCAGGGCTGCGTGACCAGCGTGCGTCTCGAGAATGAGTTCTGGGAAATTCTCGAGCAGATTGCCAGTGGCCAGCAGCTGTCCACCGCTCAATTCATCAGCCAATTGCACGGCGAGGTATTTGCCAGCCGTGGCGAAGTTCCCAACCTGGCATCACTGTTGAGAGTCGCCTGTGCTGTTTATCAACAGAACACAATGCAGGACGCCACTCCGCAACGAAGCGTATCGATGGGATAA
- a CDS encoding alanine/glycine:cation symporter family protein: MTSIIDLFNDLVSAGNGVIWGKLLVYVLIGAGLYFTVMTRGIQFRFFGHMFSLLKGSRQGGEGISSFQALSTSLAARVGTGNLAGVAVAIYLGGPGAIFWMWMTALVGMATSFIESTLAQAYKVDHGDKTFRGGPARYIEQGLGQRWMAVAFSVCLIIAFGLAFNSVQSNSIAQAMDQAFGIPTWVMGIALIVVVTPIIFGGLRSIARVAELIVPIMALFYLAVALFVIATNISELPSALALVFNSAFGLEEAAGGAVGYAVAQAMMQGIKRGLFSNEAGMGSAPNVAATASTQPNHPAAQGFMQMLGVFFDTLVICTATASVIILSEPALQSGDAPNGIQLTQIALSEHVGSWGSTFIAIAILLFAFTSLIANYSYGESNIEYIAGKRRAAPAIFIYRLAVLAMIMLGAVAQLKTIWNFADLSMGMMALINLVAILLLSPLAFAIFRDYERQLKAGVEPTFDPSQFPRLSNKVDPNAWPTPVEHQRES, translated from the coding sequence ATGACATCGATCATCGACCTATTCAATGACCTGGTCTCTGCCGGTAATGGAGTGATCTGGGGCAAGCTACTGGTCTATGTGCTGATCGGCGCAGGCCTGTATTTCACCGTCATGACTCGCGGCATCCAGTTCCGCTTCTTTGGCCACATGTTTTCCCTGCTCAAGGGATCGCGTCAGGGCGGCGAAGGCATTTCTTCCTTCCAGGCTCTGTCCACCAGCCTCGCGGCTCGTGTGGGTACCGGTAATCTGGCGGGTGTCGCCGTAGCCATCTATCTGGGTGGCCCCGGCGCTATCTTCTGGATGTGGATGACCGCGTTGGTTGGCATGGCCACCAGCTTCATCGAGTCGACCCTGGCCCAGGCCTACAAGGTCGATCATGGTGACAAGACCTTCCGCGGAGGCCCGGCTCGCTACATCGAACAGGGCCTCGGGCAACGCTGGATGGCAGTCGCCTTCTCGGTGTGTCTGATCATCGCCTTCGGCCTGGCCTTCAACAGTGTGCAGTCCAATTCCATCGCTCAGGCCATGGATCAGGCATTCGGCATCCCCACCTGGGTAATGGGCATCGCGCTGATCGTAGTGGTCACACCAATCATCTTTGGCGGTTTGCGTTCCATCGCCAGAGTCGCTGAGTTGATCGTGCCGATCATGGCGCTGTTTTACCTCGCCGTTGCCCTGTTTGTCATTGCCACCAATATCAGCGAACTGCCCAGTGCACTGGCACTGGTGTTCAACAGTGCCTTCGGCCTCGAAGAAGCCGCTGGTGGTGCGGTCGGATATGCCGTCGCCCAGGCAATGATGCAAGGTATCAAGCGCGGCCTGTTCTCCAACGAAGCCGGTATGGGTTCCGCACCCAACGTTGCCGCCACTGCCAGCACCCAACCCAATCATCCTGCGGCCCAGGGCTTCATGCAGATGCTCGGCGTGTTCTTCGATACGCTGGTGATCTGTACTGCTACCGCTTCGGTGATCATTCTCTCCGAACCGGCACTGCAGAGCGGTGATGCGCCCAATGGCATCCAACTGACCCAGATAGCTCTGTCTGAACACGTTGGCTCCTGGGGTTCGACCTTCATCGCTATCGCCATTCTGCTGTTTGCCTTTACTTCGCTGATCGCCAACTACTCCTACGGTGAATCCAATATCGAGTACATTGCCGGCAAGCGTCGTGCGGCCCCGGCGATCTTCATCTATCGCCTCGCCGTACTGGCGATGATCATGCTCGGTGCTGTCGCCCAGCTCAAGACCATCTGGAACTTCGCCGACCTGTCGATGGGTATGATGGCGCTGATCAACCTGGTGGCGATTCTGCTGTTGTCGCCGCTGGCCTTTGCCATCTTCCGCGACTACGAGCGGCAGCTGAAGGCTGGTGTAGAACCGACCTTCGACCCCAGCCAGTTTCCGCGATTGAGCAACAAGGTCGACCCCAATGCCTGGCCGACTCCGGTCGAACACCAGCGCGAGTCCTGA